In the genome of Bremerella sp. JC817, one region contains:
- a CDS encoding TolC family protein: MSPYRLATVAICIVAFHGMQFECVHAQNHQPEARKEIAELLTSPPDVGLATAAPGVRWNALDMHADVAPSQHSLAGLLELASRNNPTILQAQYQITGQLAKAQQAGLYPNPMLAYVAENIGVEGTAGEWQGGEIEQRFVTGHKLQISRDKYLQRAKVAEHLAVAQQYRVCNDVRVHYFKTLAAQRILDLQRELLKTSEDHLTTTREMFNAGQANQVDLHRANAQLRRQQLAVLQAENRIRREFLQLGSLVGVELAQLPLEGNLESGSDLIDFDLSSERILSQSPEILAAHSKLREDQITLNRESVEWVPDIIVAGGVGRNFESQDTTGAMSVRMELPIFDRNQGTIRQAQADYVRQQKEIRRTEMDLKMRLAQQYEAYLSAAQHVLTYEELVLPELKQAYANSLQSYKEDRVAWPAVLMAYENYTQRRIEYIDHLLQRRTSEIMLNGFLLHGGLNAASSPTPTGHIDATPKPR, from the coding sequence ATGTCTCCGTATAGACTCGCAACCGTCGCGATTTGTATTGTCGCCTTCCACGGGATGCAGTTCGAATGCGTCCACGCGCAGAACCATCAACCGGAAGCACGGAAAGAGATTGCAGAGCTTCTTACCTCGCCGCCTGACGTCGGATTAGCTACGGCAGCTCCAGGCGTCCGGTGGAATGCTCTGGATATGCATGCCGACGTTGCGCCTAGCCAGCACTCCCTGGCAGGTCTGCTCGAACTTGCTTCTCGAAACAATCCGACCATTTTGCAGGCTCAGTATCAAATCACTGGTCAACTGGCCAAGGCCCAACAAGCCGGACTTTATCCGAACCCGATGTTGGCCTACGTGGCCGAAAACATCGGGGTCGAAGGAACAGCAGGCGAGTGGCAAGGTGGCGAGATTGAGCAACGATTCGTGACCGGCCATAAACTGCAAATCAGTCGTGACAAGTACCTGCAACGTGCCAAAGTGGCCGAGCACCTTGCCGTCGCGCAGCAATATCGCGTTTGCAACGATGTCCGCGTGCACTACTTCAAGACCCTTGCTGCTCAAAGGATTCTGGATCTACAACGTGAGCTACTCAAGACGTCAGAAGATCATCTCACCACCACACGCGAAATGTTCAATGCTGGACAAGCGAACCAGGTAGATCTACATCGTGCAAATGCCCAGCTGCGGCGGCAGCAACTCGCGGTACTGCAGGCCGAGAACAGGATCCGTCGCGAGTTCTTACAACTCGGTTCTCTCGTTGGTGTCGAGTTGGCCCAGCTTCCCCTGGAAGGCAATCTGGAATCAGGGAGTGATCTGATCGACTTCGATCTTTCAAGTGAACGAATTTTGAGCCAAAGTCCAGAGATCCTCGCGGCGCATTCCAAGTTGCGAGAAGACCAAATTACGCTCAATCGAGAAAGTGTCGAGTGGGTTCCCGACATTATCGTCGCTGGCGGTGTCGGCCGGAACTTTGAATCTCAAGACACCACGGGAGCGATGAGCGTTCGAATGGAGCTTCCGATCTTCGATCGAAACCAGGGTACCATTCGCCAGGCACAAGCCGACTACGTTCGTCAACAAAAAGAGATCCGACGCACCGAGATGGATCTGAAAATGCGACTGGCTCAGCAATACGAAGCCTATCTGAGTGCTGCCCAGCATGTGCTGACGTACGAAGAGTTGGTATTGCCCGAGCTTAAACAAGCTTATGCGAACTCACTCCAAAGTTACAAAGAAGACCGAGTGGCATGGCCAGCTGTGTTGATGGCTTATGAAAACTACACGCAGCGCCGGATCGAGTACATCGACCATTTGCTCCAGCGTCGGACGAGCGAGATCATGCTGAATGGCTTCCTGCTGCATGGCGGACTAAATGCGGCATCAAGCCCGACGCCAACCGGACACATCGACGCTACTCCCAAACCACGGTAA
- the modA gene encoding molybdate ABC transporter substrate-binding protein has protein sequence MSRVVSCLCLLWCGSLLLPIAGCGPGSSSEQSTTVVILGAASTKDALQEMADAAQQVLGEDIQIEISTGPSHALAQQILSGAPADIYISANQKWADELVAAGLTEDSTAWLANALVLIVPKSSSQKVTTLEDLTNDSVQRVAIAGQNVPAGIYAQQALAYHKLWEPLDAAGKIVRGHDVRSTLAYAQRGEVDAAVVYSTDARLTDQVTVVAQFDPASHDQIVYPLVRVQTPEPSEAADRVYAFLQSERAQTIAKKYGFVPLTSSEKGE, from the coding sequence ATGTCGCGCGTCGTATCTTGCCTCTGCCTGCTTTGGTGCGGGAGTCTGCTGCTGCCCATCGCTGGCTGCGGCCCTGGCTCTTCGTCTGAGCAGTCCACAACCGTCGTCATTCTCGGCGCGGCAAGTACGAAAGATGCCCTCCAAGAGATGGCCGATGCCGCTCAACAAGTGTTGGGTGAAGACATTCAAATCGAAATCAGCACCGGGCCATCGCACGCGTTGGCTCAGCAGATTCTTTCGGGAGCGCCGGCCGATATCTACATTTCGGCGAATCAGAAATGGGCCGATGAACTCGTCGCCGCAGGCCTGACCGAAGATTCGACTGCCTGGCTGGCGAACGCGTTGGTATTGATCGTTCCGAAAAGTTCGTCGCAGAAGGTCACCACGCTGGAAGACCTCACCAACGACTCGGTTCAGCGTGTCGCAATCGCAGGCCAGAACGTACCTGCCGGGATCTACGCCCAACAAGCCCTTGCCTATCACAAGCTGTGGGAACCTCTTGATGCGGCAGGAAAGATCGTTCGCGGCCATGATGTTCGCAGCACGCTGGCTTACGCCCAGCGGGGCGAAGTCGACGCAGCGGTGGTCTATTCGACCGATGCTCGACTGACCGATCAAGTCACTGTGGTCGCCCAGTTCGATCCAGCCTCGCACGATCAGATTGTCTATCCGTTGGTGCGGGTGCAGACGCCAGAGCCATCCGAAGCTGCTGATCGCGTTTACGCCTTTCTACAAAGCGAACGGGCCCAGACTATCGCCAAGAAGTATGGTTTCGTCCCGCTGACTTCCTCCGAGAAGGGAGAGTAG
- a CDS encoding M57 family metalloprotease, with protein sequence MTHRKMLSHVTPQVSLLESRLCLSSTGWDGIGQGEASLTYYVGEVPTDFGLTQTEVEAAIADAMATWSEVISVTFTQIFESGQLDSIDISFEDIDGSGGTLAQAYFPNDVNPAKIAGDIMVDISENWEVGNSLGAAAYDLVYVMVHELGHSVGLEHSDSPGSVLYPSVSANQEFTALTEEDVDGALALYAPAEEDTTTSADPTDEVPDDTSTDTEEDDPADVPDEDEPTDDTPSDEDPTEDPTDPTDDTPSDDDDDSEDVPSDDQPDDEPNDNDEDDEEDTEEPPAADLPPSHHPRGHWSRSPFQGPRHGFQSGHGQPRGSSQHGSGDVTSQRTEVAVNMGSRRTHR encoded by the coding sequence ATGACTCATCGTAAAATGCTATCGCACGTCACTCCGCAGGTTTCTCTGCTCGAATCGCGTCTCTGTTTGTCGAGCACTGGCTGGGATGGAATAGGCCAAGGGGAAGCTTCGCTGACCTATTACGTGGGTGAGGTGCCTACCGATTTCGGCCTGACTCAAACCGAAGTCGAAGCAGCGATTGCCGACGCGATGGCGACCTGGAGCGAAGTGATCAGCGTCACGTTCACGCAGATCTTCGAGTCCGGGCAACTCGATTCGATCGACATCTCGTTCGAGGACATCGATGGTTCTGGTGGGACGCTTGCTCAAGCCTATTTCCCAAACGATGTGAATCCTGCCAAGATCGCTGGCGACATCATGGTCGATATTTCTGAGAACTGGGAAGTGGGTAACAGCCTTGGTGCGGCTGCCTACGATCTGGTTTACGTGATGGTGCACGAGCTTGGCCATTCGGTCGGCCTGGAACATTCCGATTCGCCCGGCTCGGTTCTTTACCCTAGCGTCTCTGCGAATCAGGAGTTCACGGCCCTAACCGAAGAGGACGTCGACGGGGCCCTCGCGCTGTATGCTCCTGCCGAAGAAGATACCACGACCAGTGCTGATCCGACCGATGAAGTTCCGGATGACACTTCGACCGACACGGAAGAAGACGACCCGGCCGACGTCCCTGACGAAGACGAGCCGACCGACGACACTCCATCCGATGAAGATCCGACTGAGGATCCAACCGACCCAACGGATGACACGCCTTCCGATGATGACGATGACTCAGAGGATGTACCCAGCGACGATCAACCGGATGACGAGCCGAACGATAACGATGAGGACGACGAAGAAGATACCGAAGAACCTCCAGCCGCTGACTTGCCTCCTTCGCATCATCCGCGCGGCCATTGGTCACGTTCACCTTTCCAAGGCCCGCGTCATGGATTCCAGAGTGGTCATGGCCAACCTCGCGGAAGTTCGCAGCATGGATCAGGCGACGTTACTTCTCAACGCACCGAAGTCGCCGTGAACATGGGTTCGCGTCGAACTCATCGATAG
- a CDS encoding DUF5565 family protein, whose translation MQKIPSLFQRDYEGNRQVINQVVDGCQWVLLGEGIATEKIDGTCCMIREGELFRRHDRKQGKPAPSGWIAAEPAPDPVTGHWPGWMKVTDTPADRWHREAFDANRSLPDGTYELVGPKIQGNAYQLTQHELRSHESATQYPLFPRSFDAIREALQEMSIEGIVWHHPDGRMCKIKRRDFGLPWPDSDC comes from the coding sequence ATGCAAAAGATTCCGAGCCTCTTCCAACGCGACTACGAAGGAAACCGTCAAGTCATCAACCAGGTGGTCGACGGCTGCCAGTGGGTTTTGCTGGGCGAAGGTATCGCCACGGAAAAGATCGATGGAACCTGCTGCATGATTCGCGAAGGGGAACTGTTTCGTCGGCACGACCGAAAGCAAGGTAAGCCTGCCCCCAGTGGTTGGATCGCAGCGGAACCTGCGCCTGACCCCGTAACCGGCCACTGGCCTGGATGGATGAAGGTTACCGACACGCCAGCCGATCGCTGGCACCGCGAGGCATTCGACGCCAATCGATCGCTGCCAGACGGAACCTACGAGTTGGTAGGTCCCAAGATCCAAGGCAATGCGTACCAGCTTACTCAGCACGAATTGCGTTCGCACGAGAGTGCCACGCAGTATCCGCTATTCCCGCGGTCGTTTGATGCCATTCGCGAGGCGCTGCAGGAAATGTCGATCGAAGGAATCGTCTGGCATCATCCCGATGGCCGCATGTGCAAGATCAAGCGAAGAGACTTTGGCCTTCCTTGGCCAGATTCCGATTGTTGA
- a CDS encoding sulfatase: MTYWRTLLVAALLVVASNSLAVAADAPKQPNILFVLCDDLRPDAVGCLGSEHVKTPNIDRLAKEGVKFQNSFCTTSLCSPSRASILTGLYAHAHGVTNNFTEFPTEMATFPKRLQDAGYETAYIGKYHMGEDNDEPRAGFDWFVTHKGQGKYFDTSFNINGQGSRVVPGYYTHVVTDMALDWLQKDHGGKPWCMMIGQKAPHSFYFPEPKYEHAFDDVKVEYPKTAFQLDDKPKWIKERLYTWHGIYGPLFDWRKDFPDDSPEGVKAFEDMVHAYWGTILSVDDSMGKLYAWLEKTGQLDNTIIVFMGDNGLLEGEDGMVDKRTAHEMSLRVPLIVRYPKLGQGKTVEQQVLTVDIAPTLIELAGAKPIEKIHGDSWAKLANGESDDWRTSWIYYYNYEKQFPYTPNVRALRTDRYKYIRYPHGDGSPDRHMAELYDLKADPGETINLVQKPEHADLVAKLRDELAKEMANVGLTPNTDKMPIDQGIGKELPDEKIR; encoded by the coding sequence ATGACGTATTGGCGAACGCTTCTTGTGGCTGCGCTTTTGGTAGTCGCTTCGAATTCTCTGGCCGTGGCGGCCGACGCTCCGAAACAGCCCAATATCTTGTTCGTGCTTTGCGATGACTTGCGACCTGACGCGGTCGGCTGCCTCGGCAGCGAGCATGTCAAAACGCCTAATATCGACCGCCTGGCGAAAGAAGGGGTGAAGTTCCAGAATTCGTTCTGCACCACTTCCCTTTGCTCGCCAAGCCGCGCATCGATTCTGACCGGGCTGTATGCGCATGCCCATGGGGTGACCAACAACTTCACCGAGTTCCCCACCGAGATGGCGACGTTCCCCAAGCGTTTGCAAGATGCCGGGTACGAGACAGCCTACATCGGCAAGTATCACATGGGTGAAGACAACGACGAACCACGTGCCGGTTTCGATTGGTTTGTCACTCACAAAGGACAGGGCAAGTACTTCGATACTTCGTTCAATATCAACGGTCAGGGATCCCGCGTGGTCCCTGGTTATTACACGCATGTCGTGACCGACATGGCGCTTGATTGGTTGCAGAAAGATCATGGTGGTAAGCCTTGGTGCATGATGATCGGGCAGAAAGCTCCGCACAGTTTCTACTTTCCTGAACCGAAATACGAACACGCCTTCGATGACGTGAAGGTCGAATATCCGAAAACCGCATTTCAGCTCGATGACAAGCCGAAATGGATCAAAGAGCGACTCTATACCTGGCATGGCATCTATGGGCCGCTATTCGATTGGCGGAAGGACTTTCCGGATGACAGCCCGGAAGGTGTCAAAGCGTTCGAGGACATGGTTCACGCTTACTGGGGTACGATCCTCAGTGTCGACGACAGCATGGGCAAGCTTTATGCCTGGCTCGAAAAGACCGGGCAGCTCGACAACACGATCATTGTCTTCATGGGCGATAATGGGCTGCTGGAAGGGGAAGACGGAATGGTCGACAAACGCACCGCCCACGAGATGAGCCTGCGTGTGCCGTTGATCGTGCGTTACCCGAAGCTGGGGCAAGGCAAAACGGTCGAACAGCAAGTGCTGACGGTTGATATAGCTCCGACTTTGATCGAACTGGCAGGTGCCAAACCGATTGAAAAGATCCATGGCGACTCGTGGGCCAAGCTGGCCAACGGCGAAAGCGACGACTGGCGAACCTCGTGGATTTACTACTACAACTACGAGAAGCAGTTCCCTTACACGCCAAATGTCCGCGCTTTGCGTACCGATCGGTACAAATATATTCGCTACCCGCACGGCGACGGCTCGCCCGATCGCCACATGGCGGAACTCTACGATTTGAAGGCCGATCCCGGCGAAACGATCAACCTGGTACAGAAGCCAGAGCATGCCGATCTGGTCGCGAAGCTTCGTGACGAGTTAGCAAAGGAAATGGCGAATGTTGGTCTCACACCGAACACCGACAAGATGCCAATCGATCAGGGGATCGGCAAAGAACTGCCGGACGAAAAGATTCGCTAG
- the modB gene encoding molybdate ABC transporter permease subunit has product MDSDQISAVLLSLRVSLVGVVLGLPPGLLCGWLLARKNFWGKTVLETAINLPLVLPPVVTGYLLLVAFGRNGWLGALLQSVFGISIIFDWKGAAVAAAVVAFPLMVRSIRLGISSVDPTLEMAAQTLGAGSWDVFWNVTIPLARSGIIAGCILAFARGFGEFGATIMISGNIPGKTQTVPLYVYDQMETPGGVENATSVIVVSILIAAIALLISETLEKRSRIGPKQDSDG; this is encoded by the coding sequence GTGGACTCTGACCAAATATCGGCCGTGCTTCTCAGCCTGCGAGTCTCGCTCGTGGGGGTAGTACTAGGACTTCCACCAGGCCTTTTATGCGGTTGGCTGCTGGCTCGAAAGAACTTCTGGGGAAAGACCGTGCTGGAAACGGCGATCAATCTGCCACTGGTGCTGCCACCGGTAGTCACCGGTTACTTGCTTCTGGTGGCATTTGGCCGCAACGGCTGGCTGGGGGCACTGCTACAGTCGGTCTTTGGGATCTCGATCATCTTCGACTGGAAAGGGGCGGCGGTCGCGGCGGCCGTCGTTGCGTTTCCGCTGATGGTGCGTTCGATTCGGCTGGGTATCTCGTCGGTTGATCCTACGCTTGAAATGGCGGCTCAAACGCTTGGCGCTGGGTCGTGGGATGTCTTCTGGAACGTGACGATCCCGCTCGCTCGGTCTGGGATCATCGCTGGTTGCATCCTGGCATTTGCCCGAGGGTTTGGCGAGTTCGGTGCGACTATCATGATCTCCGGGAACATCCCTGGCAAAACGCAGACGGTTCCTCTTTATGTCTACGATCAAATGGAAACACCCGGCGGTGTCGAGAATGCGACGAGCGTGATCGTTGTTTCCATCTTAATCGCGGCCATCGCCCTTCTGATCAGCGAGACGCTCGAGAAGCGATCGCGCATCGGTCCCAAGCAAGACTCAGACGGATAA
- a CDS encoding copper oxidase, translating to MDRESSPRRHFLKTGMAAAASLAAGKALVAQESVDPNAAAAPQAGPLPTSADSGRLTSESKRTEVHDEYDGFSRFKPSRGNDPDGDFYLGKLVPGFRSAAEGPVPFLAPDLEKLPYKMKDGVKEFELVAQSVRREFLPGYVMDVWGYNGSTPGPTIEVVQGDRVRVVVHNELPEPTTVHWHGFECPVQQDGSMTLTQNPIMPGKSHVYEFDIHEEGTFFYHSHVAMQEAFGMVGWFIVHPKKVFDPPVDRDFGLIFQNFHIEPNQTISNSWAMDWNWHTINGRSGPYTTPLVVKHGERVRVRIMDFSPMQHHPIHMHGHTFWLTGREGARTPKSAWIPRNTELIAVAQASVFEFIANNPGDWMFHCHMVHHMMNHMVEQVGPRIRPGQSVDAYLTNLDQRPAVEMKHPRGFDTPGYPQGMQGMKMSEEFMQAIWNRREVQGMRATWPQSVHGLMTTLRVLPDDLYSRVMDTDDVPKGAIFEEIVQRFGTPSTYQKAPAMSMEK from the coding sequence ATGGATCGTGAATCCTCACCACGTCGCCACTTCCTGAAAACGGGGATGGCAGCTGCCGCATCGCTGGCTGCCGGTAAGGCACTAGTCGCTCAAGAGAGTGTGGACCCCAATGCCGCAGCCGCTCCCCAGGCAGGTCCGTTGCCAACCAGCGCCGATTCAGGTCGGTTAACTTCGGAATCGAAGCGAACTGAAGTTCACGATGAATACGATGGCTTTTCGCGCTTCAAGCCGAGTCGCGGGAACGACCCGGACGGCGACTTCTATTTGGGCAAGCTGGTACCTGGTTTCCGGAGTGCCGCGGAGGGGCCTGTCCCTTTCTTGGCGCCCGACCTGGAGAAGTTGCCGTACAAGATGAAAGACGGGGTGAAAGAATTCGAACTGGTCGCGCAAAGCGTTCGGCGTGAATTCCTGCCTGGCTATGTCATGGATGTCTGGGGCTATAACGGTTCGACCCCTGGCCCGACAATCGAAGTTGTTCAGGGGGATCGCGTACGGGTTGTTGTACACAACGAGCTACCAGAACCGACGACGGTACATTGGCATGGCTTCGAGTGCCCCGTACAGCAAGATGGTTCGATGACCCTGACGCAGAACCCGATCATGCCTGGCAAGAGCCATGTCTATGAGTTCGATATCCATGAAGAGGGAACTTTCTTCTACCATTCGCACGTGGCCATGCAGGAAGCATTTGGGATGGTTGGCTGGTTTATCGTCCATCCCAAGAAGGTATTCGATCCTCCGGTCGATCGAGACTTTGGACTGATCTTCCAGAACTTTCATATTGAACCGAATCAAACCATCAGCAACTCTTGGGCGATGGATTGGAACTGGCATACGATCAACGGACGAAGTGGTCCCTACACAACGCCGCTCGTGGTGAAGCATGGCGAACGTGTCCGTGTGCGGATCATGGACTTCTCGCCAATGCAGCACCATCCAATCCATATGCATGGACACACGTTCTGGTTAACAGGACGCGAAGGGGCACGCACTCCAAAATCGGCCTGGATCCCCAGGAATACCGAGCTAATCGCGGTGGCCCAGGCCAGCGTCTTCGAGTTCATCGCTAACAACCCAGGGGACTGGATGTTTCACTGCCACATGGTTCATCACATGATGAATCACATGGTCGAGCAGGTGGGACCAAGAATTCGACCAGGGCAATCGGTCGACGCTTACCTGACGAACCTGGACCAGCGTCCCGCCGTCGAAATGAAGCATCCTCGAGGTTTCGACACGCCTGGCTACCCGCAAGGCATGCAAGGGATGAAGATGTCCGAGGAATTTATGCAGGCAATCTGGAATCGACGCGAGGTCCAAGGAATGCGGGCGACGTGGCCTCAGTCGGTTCATGGCCTGATGACAACACTACGCGTCTTGCCAGATGACCTCTACTCGCGCGTGATGGATACCGATGACGTACCCAAGGGAGCAATCTTTGAAGAGATTGTGCAGCGATTCGGCACGCCATCGACGTATCAAAAGGCCCCAGCAATGTCGATGGAGAAGTGA
- a CDS encoding sugar-binding domain-containing protein, whose amino-acid sequence MMTPRRFLERSTPWLAAFLLFTTLTAFASAEEADPHAIDGPWRYSFAKPADDWFKPGFDDSSWKEGYGGFGTAGTPNARVGTEWDGKNIWIRREVEFDSIPENASLLIHHDDETEVYLNGKQIATFDKWTDQYKVVPMTAEGRAALQAGKNVLAVHTYQDAGGQYIDVHIVDGKNVPQLPAARLPEKPYISDLITTWGEQLSPESVWQEYPRPQMTRENWQNLNGKWNYAITSEKVDTIPQQWEGKILVPFGLESKLSGVQRNLQPTSALWYERSVDLKPVDGQRTLLNFEAVDYACRVFLNGTEVGGHVGGSTPFTIDVTDAAKPGDNQLVVRVEDKTGGWQLRGKQTLHPGGIWYTPVSGIWQTVWAEQVPATYISDVTIATDPKTGNITIDPTLSGQADAKVTVKATIFDGDKQVAEAKSNGDPISVEVANAKLWSPDSPHLYNIQVEVLDQAGDKVIDSIGTYAGIRSVGTMKDEDGHLRFTLNGKPIFHWGPLDQGWWPDGLLTPPSDEAMLYDIEYLQAAGFNMIRKHIKVEPRRYYYHCDRLGMLVWQDQVSGGESPPWTRMRPNPEDAQWPDAAHDQYLAEFEEMVDSLENHPSIVVWVPYNEAWGQHRTVSSGEWILKRDPSRLVNIASGGNYWDVGHVADQHSYPHPSFPFEQKRLDSKVKVVGEFGGHGWPVEAHLWKKTQANWGYGGLPRTVKEYQARYQESIDILRKLKEKGIAGAVYTQTTDVESEINGLMTYDRKVIKIPAKELNEIHTGLTK is encoded by the coding sequence ATGATGACCCCACGACGATTCTTAGAGCGAAGCACGCCATGGCTGGCTGCGTTTTTACTATTCACCACACTCACGGCATTCGCTTCGGCAGAAGAAGCCGATCCGCATGCGATCGACGGTCCTTGGCGCTACTCGTTTGCCAAGCCAGCCGATGATTGGTTCAAGCCAGGTTTTGACGACAGTAGCTGGAAAGAAGGCTACGGTGGCTTCGGTACCGCTGGGACGCCCAACGCTCGCGTGGGGACAGAGTGGGACGGCAAGAACATTTGGATTCGCCGTGAAGTCGAATTCGACTCGATCCCTGAAAACGCGTCGCTGTTGATTCATCACGACGACGAAACGGAAGTCTACTTGAACGGCAAGCAAATCGCGACGTTCGACAAGTGGACCGACCAATACAAAGTCGTCCCGATGACGGCCGAAGGCCGCGCCGCGTTGCAGGCGGGTAAGAACGTTCTGGCCGTGCATACCTATCAAGATGCCGGTGGGCAGTACATCGACGTGCATATCGTCGACGGAAAGAACGTTCCGCAGTTGCCAGCGGCTCGCCTGCCCGAGAAGCCTTACATTTCGGACCTGATCACCACTTGGGGCGAACAGTTGTCGCCTGAAAGCGTGTGGCAGGAATATCCTCGTCCGCAGATGACGCGCGAGAACTGGCAGAATCTGAACGGCAAGTGGAACTACGCGATCACTTCGGAAAAGGTCGACACCATTCCGCAACAGTGGGAAGGCAAGATCCTGGTGCCATTCGGTCTGGAGTCGAAGCTTTCTGGCGTTCAGCGGAACCTGCAGCCAACCAGCGCGCTATGGTATGAACGATCGGTTGACTTGAAGCCAGTCGATGGCCAGCGCACCCTGTTGAACTTTGAAGCGGTGGACTATGCGTGCCGCGTCTTTCTGAACGGAACCGAAGTTGGTGGCCACGTGGGCGGAAGCACTCCGTTTACGATTGATGTGACCGACGCCGCCAAGCCAGGCGACAACCAACTGGTGGTCCGCGTCGAAGATAAAACCGGTGGATGGCAACTTCGTGGTAAGCAAACCTTGCACCCAGGCGGCATCTGGTACACGCCAGTGTCGGGTATCTGGCAGACCGTCTGGGCCGAGCAAGTTCCAGCCACGTACATCTCGGACGTGACGATCGCAACCGATCCTAAGACGGGCAATATCACGATCGATCCAACCCTGTCAGGTCAGGCCGACGCCAAAGTCACGGTCAAAGCGACCATCTTCGATGGTGACAAGCAGGTTGCCGAAGCGAAGTCGAATGGCGATCCGATCTCGGTTGAAGTCGCCAACGCCAAGCTTTGGTCGCCAGATTCGCCTCACTTGTACAACATTCAAGTCGAGGTCCTCGATCAGGCAGGCGACAAGGTGATCGATTCGATCGGTACCTATGCTGGTATTCGTAGCGTCGGCACGATGAAGGACGAAGATGGTCACCTGCGGTTTACTCTCAACGGCAAGCCGATCTTCCACTGGGGACCGCTTGATCAAGGTTGGTGGCCAGATGGTCTGCTAACGCCTCCTTCCGATGAAGCGATGTTGTACGACATCGAGTACCTTCAGGCAGCCGGGTTCAACATGATCCGGAAGCATATCAAGGTCGAACCACGTCGCTATTACTATCATTGCGATCGCCTCGGCATGCTGGTCTGGCAAGATCAGGTGAGCGGTGGCGAAAGCCCACCATGGACGCGGATGCGACCAAATCCGGAAGATGCCCAGTGGCCTGATGCCGCACACGACCAGTACCTGGCCGAGTTCGAAGAGATGGTCGACTCGCTTGAGAATCACCCCAGCATTGTTGTCTGGGTTCCTTACAACGAAGCCTGGGGGCAGCATCGAACGGTGTCGAGTGGCGAGTGGATCTTGAAGCGAGATCCAAGCCGCCTGGTGAACATCGCCAGCGGTGGTAACTACTGGGACGTCGGCCATGTCGCGGACCAGCACAGTTACCCACACCCATCGTTCCCGTTCGAGCAGAAGCGTCTCGACAGCAAGGTGAAGGTCGTCGGCGAGTTCGGCGGTCACGGCTGGCCGGTTGAAGCCCATCTCTGGAAGAAGACCCAGGCCAACTGGGGCTACGGTGGACTGCCGCGAACGGTGAAGGAATATCAGGCTCGTTACCAGGAGTCGATCGATATCCTTCGCAAGCTGAAGGAGAAGGGGATCGCTGGTGCCGTCTACACGCAAACGACCGACGTCGAAAGCGAAATCAACGGCCTGATGACTTACGACCGTAAGGTGATCAAGATCCCTGCCAAGGAACTGAACGAGATCCACACCGGTCTGACCAAGTAA